One window from the genome of Parasegetibacter sp. NRK P23 encodes:
- a CDS encoding DUF6055 domain-containing protein, with amino-acid sequence MRYYCTLILLCLTLIVSAQKQIYIPHVFTTDPALSTWSYSRSAQSENFVCFWGPVVGEHPETYADPNLRFTPAQVLDTLEKVYEKFVHEIKFCNDDTSTNLGKYKIIIVMNDTWPPGGPTGWAFGSSYDDVIGAMWVHPNATRDGAVLSHELTHSLQGQNNIDRNRVGGFRNPSTGAIWETHANFMRLQMYPQFAKEDASRWMATRSFQFSSTRHHYCAFNLLLTIQELDSLGMVNRLWYESAADEHPLMTYRRLKGWTQTQLNDFIWQYAKRDVIADYKVLGTGDIIRAERRRLQDAEPHNLWRQYTVLKRVNDSTPRYVVQDYEAPQDYGYNIIPLHPTCANRMVKLKFKGHAEAAGAGWRYGFVAVKADGKTARYSASYSAPEAEVSFAMQEDETALYLVVAGAPSSHTTYVWEAGFPKIKRFPYEISVANAVPEGHQSGYRDEFRSAGHIHANGGGWVSNSATVDASVFVGPQALVRGTSRLTGNVRVEGTAWVENAVLTDNVVVSGNGRIFSGSFSGNVQVTDNAVLNYCNASGRVVVKQNALLWGATLGNGVVVGGDAEIGNCNTTGVYLQTPDFNNGRTACDGKGATDLSNIDINPAYTLFSNEAMAISEVPPCIPAAFVQNLALSATPSTSYVSPWESLAAVKDGYTPAGSGDRGHGVYGNWNNPNSFQWVQYEWPQAHLINKMDVYWFDDNNGVRTPDTAYAEYWKDGAWVALGSVPVQRNVFNTVLPGNISTDKIRLSMRSNTQSTGIIEWRVWGADSVLPAPGYQLMSFAGTRTDGANQLQWETIADDSVTQYELEYGTDSIHFMKVGTVSKNGAQSYQVVHASNSGNSYYRLRQVFSSGTSVYSAVVKISTVVENLAMQAIPSTSYVSPWESLAAVNDGFTPLRSNDKAHGAYGNWYNPASLQWVAYEWPANCVMDKAEIYWFDDGGGVRTPTTAYLEYWNDTAWVHVADVPLVKDTFNTVPLHGLNASRLRVVMKNELESTGILEFRVWGYFSIPVADRLAILHKDPAYDKSVDNTIHNHLQIENKTGEAIPYKELSIRYWLTAEEFAAMTQLYTDYAQIGTNKVKMSYRKLSAPREGAYGYLEYRFDSTAGFLSANGNSGPIQTWAAKSNWTNFEKTNDYSYAPAANYTVNNRITVYQNEVLVGGTEPSEIPLVNSLKAYSRNAGNAANTIATFVKLNNEGNVPVSYQDITLRYWFTADGGSTVNYYLDHAAMGNAYVKGKIVKTAIPLNGADTYLELSFTAPDSLYPASTTGNIQQRMAKSNWSAFNQVNDHSFRPEDIFGENVHLTVYLKGQLVYGTEPAALPAGIITANKTVTAPEDKGLSVQLMQNPVPGNEVGVQVSGAAGRRLDIVLTDAAGRILGVRKIQAAAVFEKQRLLLPGQAAGIYFIKVMMGNETRTLQVIRL; translated from the coding sequence ATGCGCTATTACTGCACACTTATCCTATTATGCCTTACACTTATTGTAAGCGCCCAAAAGCAAATTTATATTCCCCATGTATTTACTACCGATCCCGCGCTCAGTACCTGGTCGTACAGCCGTTCGGCGCAATCGGAGAACTTTGTATGTTTCTGGGGACCGGTAGTGGGGGAGCACCCCGAAACTTATGCCGACCCTAACCTCCGTTTTACGCCCGCGCAAGTACTGGATACGCTGGAGAAAGTGTATGAGAAATTCGTGCACGAAATCAAATTCTGCAACGACGATACTTCCACCAATCTCGGCAAGTACAAAATTATTATCGTCATGAACGATACCTGGCCGCCGGGCGGTCCTACCGGATGGGCTTTCGGCAGCAGCTACGATGATGTGATCGGCGCCATGTGGGTGCATCCCAACGCTACGCGCGACGGCGCTGTGCTGAGCCATGAACTGACGCATTCCCTGCAGGGCCAGAACAATATCGACCGCAACCGGGTCGGCGGTTTCAGGAACCCGTCTACGGGCGCTATCTGGGAAACGCACGCCAACTTCATGCGCCTGCAGATGTACCCCCAGTTCGCCAAAGAAGATGCGTCACGCTGGATGGCCACGCGCAGCTTCCAGTTCTCTTCTACCCGACACCATTATTGTGCGTTTAACCTGCTGCTGACGATACAGGAACTGGACAGCCTTGGAATGGTGAACCGGCTCTGGTATGAATCGGCAGCCGACGAACATCCGCTGATGACGTACCGCAGACTGAAAGGATGGACCCAAACTCAGTTGAATGATTTTATATGGCAATACGCCAAAAGGGATGTGATCGCCGATTATAAGGTGCTGGGCACCGGCGACATCATCCGTGCGGAACGCCGCCGCCTCCAGGATGCGGAACCACATAACCTCTGGCGGCAATACACTGTACTGAAGCGCGTGAACGACTCAACGCCACGCTATGTGGTGCAGGATTATGAGGCGCCGCAGGATTACGGTTACAACATCATCCCCTTACATCCTACTTGCGCGAACAGGATGGTGAAACTGAAGTTCAAAGGACACGCGGAAGCTGCCGGCGCGGGCTGGCGGTATGGTTTCGTGGCCGTAAAAGCCGATGGCAAAACCGCCCGGTACAGCGCTTCTTATTCCGCGCCGGAGGCCGAAGTAAGTTTCGCCATGCAGGAAGATGAAACAGCGCTTTACCTTGTGGTGGCGGGAGCGCCATCTTCGCATACTACCTACGTGTGGGAAGCCGGTTTTCCAAAAATAAAAAGGTTCCCTTACGAAATAAGTGTAGCCAATGCAGTGCCGGAGGGCCACCAGTCCGGATACCGGGATGAATTCAGGTCTGCGGGGCATATCCATGCCAATGGCGGAGGATGGGTGAGCAACAGCGCAACGGTAGACGCCTCCGTATTCGTAGGACCACAAGCCCTGGTACGGGGCACATCGCGCCTTACGGGCAATGTACGCGTGGAAGGAACAGCCTGGGTGGAAAACGCGGTGTTGACCGATAATGTGGTGGTAAGCGGTAATGGCCGAATCTTCAGTGGTAGTTTCAGCGGTAACGTGCAGGTAACTGATAACGCTGTCCTCAACTATTGCAATGCGTCCGGTAGAGTGGTCGTAAAGCAGAATGCCCTGTTGTGGGGCGCTACCCTGGGTAATGGCGTAGTGGTGGGAGGCGATGCGGAAATAGGAAATTGCAATACTACCGGCGTATACCTTCAAACACCTGATTTTAACAATGGCCGCACGGCATGCGATGGTAAGGGCGCAACGGACCTGTCTAATATAGACATCAACCCGGCTTATACTTTGTTCTCCAATGAAGCTATGGCCATCAGCGAGGTACCGCCCTGCATTCCCGCGGCATTTGTACAGAATCTTGCCCTGAGCGCCACACCTTCCACTTCGTATGTGTCTCCCTGGGAGTCGCTGGCGGCGGTCAAAGATGGTTATACACCCGCGGGTTCCGGCGATCGCGGACATGGCGTTTACGGCAACTGGAACAACCCCAATTCTTTCCAGTGGGTGCAGTACGAGTGGCCGCAAGCCCATCTGATTAATAAAATGGATGTTTACTGGTTCGACGACAACAACGGTGTGCGCACCCCCGATACGGCTTACGCGGAATACTGGAAAGACGGCGCCTGGGTTGCGCTCGGCAGTGTGCCGGTGCAACGCAATGTTTTCAATACGGTGTTGCCGGGCAACATCAGCACCGATAAAATTCGTTTGTCCATGCGCAGCAATACGCAGTCCACCGGTATCATTGAATGGCGGGTTTGGGGCGCTGATTCCGTTCTGCCCGCGCCGGGCTACCAACTGATGTCTTTTGCAGGTACCCGCACGGATGGCGCGAACCAACTGCAATGGGAAACGATAGCAGATGATTCCGTAACACAATATGAGCTGGAGTATGGCACCGACAGCATTCATTTCATGAAAGTGGGCACCGTTTCAAAAAATGGCGCGCAGAGTTACCAGGTGGTACATGCCAGCAACAGCGGCAACAGTTATTACAGGCTGCGCCAGGTGTTCAGCTCCGGCACCAGTGTTTACAGCGCCGTTGTAAAAATTAGCACAGTGGTGGAGAACCTCGCCATGCAGGCTATACCTTCCACCTCCTATGTATCTCCATGGGAATCGCTGGCCGCGGTAAACGATGGGTTCACGCCCCTGCGCTCCAACGATAAAGCCCACGGCGCTTACGGTAACTGGTACAATCCCGCATCGCTGCAATGGGTGGCGTATGAATGGCCGGCCAATTGTGTGATGGATAAAGCTGAGATTTACTGGTTCGACGACGGCGGCGGTGTGCGCACACCCACAACGGCCTACCTCGAATATTGGAACGATACGGCATGGGTTCACGTGGCAGATGTACCGCTGGTAAAGGATACGTTCAATACGGTGCCACTACATGGCCTCAATGCCAGCCGCCTCCGGGTGGTGATGAAGAACGAACTGGAATCTACCGGTATACTGGAGTTCAGGGTATGGGGCTATTTTTCAATACCGGTAGCCGACAGGCTTGCCATATTGCACAAAGATCCCGCTTACGACAAGTCGGTAGACAATACCATCCACAACCACCTGCAAATAGAAAATAAAACAGGAGAAGCCATACCTTATAAGGAACTCAGCATCCGCTACTGGCTCACGGCCGAAGAATTCGCCGCGATGACGCAGCTCTATACCGACTATGCGCAGATCGGAACAAATAAGGTGAAAATGAGCTACCGGAAACTGTCTGCGCCGCGCGAAGGCGCTTACGGTTACCTCGAATACCGTTTCGACAGCACCGCAGGCTTCCTATCGGCCAATGGCAATTCCGGACCCATTCAAACCTGGGCCGCCAAAAGCAACTGGACCAATTTCGAGAAGACCAACGATTATTCCTACGCGCCCGCGGCCAACTACACGGTCAACAACCGCATAACGGTGTACCAGAACGAAGTGCTGGTGGGCGGAACAGAGCCATCGGAAATACCGCTGGTGAATAGTCTGAAAGCATACAGCCGCAATGCGGGCAATGCTGCCAATACGATCGCCACCTTCGTAAAACTGAATAATGAAGGCAATGTGCCGGTAAGTTACCAGGATATCACGCTTCGCTACTGGTTTACCGCGGATGGCGGCAGTACCGTGAATTATTACCTCGACCACGCCGCTATGGGCAATGCGTATGTGAAGGGGAAAATCGTAAAAACGGCGATACCATTAAATGGCGCGGATACTTACCTGGAGTTGTCCTTCACCGCGCCGGATAGTTTGTACCCCGCCAGTACAACGGGAAATATCCAGCAGCGCATGGCCAAAAGCAACTGGAGCGCTTTCAACCAGGTCAACGACCACTCTTTCCGACCGGAAGATATTTTCGGTGAGAACGTGCACCTTACCGTCTATCTGAAGGGGCAACTGGTATATGGTACGGAGCCTGCCGCATTGCCTGCCGGTATCATCACTGCAAACAAAACCGTTACGGCTCCGGAAGACAAGGGCCTTTCAGTACAACTCATGCAAAACCCTGTGCCAGGCAACGAAGTAGGGGTGCAGGTGAGTGGGGCCGCCGGCCGCAGACTGGATATCGTACTCACGGATGCAGCGGGAAGAATCCTGGGGGTAAGGAAAATTCAGGCGGCCGCGGTGTTTGAGAAACAGCGGTTGTTGCTGCCCGGCCAGGCTGCAGGAATTTATTTCATCAAAGTGATGATGGGGAATGAAACCCGTACTTTACAAGTGATCCGCCTGTAA
- a CDS encoding family 43 glycosylhydrolase has translation MRRRLIPFFLSATLLTTFSALAQTSKKKQSANDKKYQAYLFTYFKGNAKRDEAICFALSKDGYTYHALNNNMPLIRSEEISKTGGVRDPHILRGADGKTFYMVVTDMVSANGWSSNRGMVLLRSNDLINWTSKAIDIQQTYPGQEDLERVWAPQTIYDAQAKKYMVYWSMKYKGGTDKIYYAYANKDFTGFEEAPKELFVSPGNKSCIDADIIEKDGVFHLFYKTEGDGNGIKKAVSKKLTGGYVQQDRYLQQTKEAVEGSGIFKLNDGSGYIMMYDMYTSGKYQFTHTSDLENFKVVDQNISMDFHPRHGTVMPITEKEAQALTAKWYSPLALLKSASSPSIKPINTVIDTAAKTVQFTAMPNADKRNISLKFAPLPGTSVQPATLNFTTAKTPVTVTTGGKKTTYQASLKFSHNPVLRGFYADPEVLYSEKTGRYYIYPTSDGFDGWSGTYFKVFSSPDLVNWTDSGKIIQLGSDVQWANRNAWAPCIVEKKINGVYKYFYYFTAAQKIGVAVADNPTGPFKDLGTPLIAGHPEGISGGQEIDPDVFTDPVSGKSYLYWGNGYMAGAELNDDMTSINKSTLRIMTPTNDFREGAYVFYRKGKYYFLWSQNDTRDADYQVRYGTSDSPLGKISFSKDNLILIQDKEKGIFGTGHNSVLQIPGKDEWYIVYHRFNYPNGIHMGGAAGFNREVCIDKMLFNEDGSIQKVVPTHEGVQPLR, from the coding sequence ATGAGACGACGCCTCATTCCATTTTTTTTGTCTGCTACCTTGCTCACCACATTTTCCGCGCTGGCGCAAACTTCAAAAAAGAAGCAGTCGGCCAATGACAAGAAATACCAGGCTTACCTTTTCACTTATTTTAAAGGCAACGCGAAAAGAGATGAAGCCATTTGCTTTGCACTGAGCAAAGACGGGTATACCTATCATGCGCTGAACAACAATATGCCCCTGATCCGGTCGGAAGAAATCAGCAAAACCGGTGGTGTACGCGATCCCCATATTTTACGGGGCGCCGACGGCAAAACTTTCTACATGGTGGTAACCGATATGGTGAGCGCCAACGGCTGGAGCTCGAACCGGGGAATGGTATTGCTGAGATCGAACGACCTCATCAACTGGACCTCGAAAGCGATAGACATTCAACAAACCTATCCCGGCCAGGAAGACCTGGAGCGGGTTTGGGCACCACAAACCATTTATGATGCACAGGCAAAAAAATATATGGTGTACTGGTCGATGAAGTACAAAGGTGGAACAGATAAAATTTACTATGCCTATGCGAACAAAGACTTCACTGGCTTTGAAGAAGCGCCAAAGGAATTGTTCGTGAGCCCCGGTAACAAGTCCTGCATAGATGCCGACATCATTGAAAAAGACGGCGTGTTTCACCTCTTTTATAAAACTGAAGGAGATGGCAACGGCATTAAAAAGGCGGTATCCAAAAAATTAACGGGCGGCTATGTACAACAGGACCGCTACCTGCAACAAACCAAAGAGGCCGTGGAAGGATCAGGCATCTTCAAACTGAACGATGGCAGCGGGTACATCATGATGTACGATATGTACACCAGCGGTAAATACCAGTTCACGCATACCAGCGACCTTGAAAATTTCAAGGTGGTGGACCAGAACATCTCCATGGATTTCCACCCCAGACATGGCACGGTGATGCCGATCACGGAAAAGGAGGCCCAGGCCCTCACGGCAAAATGGTACTCCCCGCTGGCATTGCTGAAGTCGGCCAGTTCCCCTTCTATCAAGCCCATCAATACAGTAATTGATACCGCGGCTAAAACCGTTCAGTTTACCGCGATGCCCAATGCCGACAAACGCAACATCTCGCTGAAGTTCGCGCCACTGCCCGGTACTTCCGTTCAGCCCGCCACGCTGAATTTCACCACGGCAAAAACACCGGTCACCGTTACCACCGGCGGTAAAAAAACAACCTACCAGGCTTCACTGAAATTTTCCCATAACCCGGTGCTCCGCGGATTTTATGCCGACCCCGAAGTACTTTATTCAGAAAAAACAGGCCGGTATTATATTTACCCGACCAGTGACGGCTTCGACGGATGGTCCGGCACCTACTTCAAAGTATTTTCTTCCCCCGACCTGGTGAACTGGACAGACAGCGGTAAGATCATCCAGTTGGGAAGCGATGTGCAGTGGGCCAACAGGAACGCATGGGCGCCCTGCATTGTAGAGAAAAAGATCAACGGCGTTTACAAATACTTTTACTATTTCACCGCCGCGCAGAAAATTGGCGTGGCCGTAGCCGACAATCCTACAGGTCCGTTCAAAGACCTTGGTACGCCCCTCATCGCCGGGCATCCGGAAGGCATTAGTGGCGGTCAGGAGATAGACCCCGATGTATTTACAGACCCCGTTTCCGGGAAGAGCTACCTGTACTGGGGCAATGGCTACATGGCCGGCGCGGAACTCAACGATGACATGACCAGCATTAACAAAAGCACCCTTCGCATTATGACGCCTACCAACGATTTCAGGGAAGGCGCCTATGTATTTTACAGGAAGGGTAAGTACTATTTCCTGTGGTCACAAAACGATACCAGGGACGCCGACTACCAGGTGCGCTACGGCACCTCCGATTCCCCGCTGGGGAAAATCAGCTTTTCCAAAGACAACCTGATCCTGATCCAGGACAAAGAGAAGGGCATATTTGGCACGGGACACAATTCGGTGCTGCAAATCCCTGGTAAAGATGAGTGGTACATCGTTTACCACAGGTTCAATTACCCCAACGGCATCCATATGGGTGGCGCGGCAGGTTTTAACCGGGAAGTATGCATCGATAAAATGCTGTTCAATGAAGACGGCAGCATTCAAAAGGTGGTACCTACACATGAAGGTGTGCAGCCTTTGCGTTGA
- a CDS encoding helix-turn-helix transcriptional regulator, with the protein MNKRVLKHSFSLLHVDHVKLSEKWNYPNVLSPYYRIYYIDDGEGYIQDGKKKIVLEPGHLYIIPSFTLCNLRCESFLSQYFIHFFEEFAETTSLFEQNRKVFKIPARDVDVQNIRQLLKSNPGRGINRSDNPRAYEKKDYYTHYEELNEKVSDAVYLESQGILLQLISRFMHSNEFAASNVASSPSKILEAISYIHVNLKENLTVHTIAKEVNLHHDYFSRLFLQFTGERPLNYIHNKRIQRAQYLIATTDLSYNSIAEETGFENTPYFCRIFKKITKVTPGEYKKLNNVSLTSR; encoded by the coding sequence ATGAACAAAAGAGTATTGAAACACAGCTTCTCCCTGCTGCATGTGGACCATGTAAAGCTGAGCGAGAAGTGGAACTATCCCAACGTACTCAGTCCTTATTACCGGATTTATTACATTGATGATGGAGAAGGTTATATACAGGACGGGAAAAAGAAAATCGTGCTGGAGCCCGGGCATCTTTATATTATTCCCAGTTTCACCTTGTGTAACCTGCGCTGCGAATCGTTTTTAAGCCAGTACTTCATTCACTTCTTTGAAGAGTTCGCGGAAACCACCTCCCTGTTCGAGCAGAACAGGAAAGTATTTAAAATTCCCGCGAGAGATGTTGACGTACAAAACATCCGGCAATTGCTGAAAAGCAATCCGGGCAGGGGCATTAACCGATCCGATAACCCAAGGGCCTACGAAAAAAAAGACTATTACACACACTATGAGGAACTCAATGAAAAAGTAAGCGACGCGGTTTACCTCGAAAGTCAGGGCATCCTGCTGCAACTGATTTCGAGGTTCATGCATTCAAATGAATTCGCGGCCAGCAATGTTGCTTCCTCGCCCTCCAAAATACTGGAGGCCATCAGTTATATTCATGTTAACCTGAAAGAAAACCTTACGGTGCACACCATCGCAAAGGAAGTAAACCTTCACCACGACTACTTCTCCAGGTTGTTCTTACAATTCACGGGAGAAAGGCCGCTCAATTATATTCACAACAAAAGAATACAACGCGCGCAATACCTGATAGCCACCACCGATCTTTCTTATAATAGTATCGCAGAAGAAACCGGATTTGAAAATACTCCTTACTTTTGCAGAATCTTCAAAAAGATTACAAAGGTTACACCCGGTGAATACAAGAAGCTCAACAACGTGAGCCTTACAAGCCGTTAA